The Candidatus Babeliales bacterium genome includes a region encoding these proteins:
- the dnaK gene encoding molecular chaperone DnaK, with product MAKIIGIDLGTTNSVVSFMEGSNAKVIPNKEGSNTTPSIVAFTKDGKRLVGTLAKRQSVTNPENTIFSAKRFIGHQYEEVAGDADHIPYKITKRPNGDIAIVAQGKEYTPQEISAAILSQLKQVAEEYLGEKVTEAVITVPAYFNDSQRQATKDAGKIAGLEVKRIINEPTAAALAYGMDKKKDATIAVFDFGGGTFDISILEISDGVIEVKSTNGDTHLGGDDVDQRLIAYLVEEFKKEQGFDLKNDKMALQRLREAAEKAKIELSTLHETEINLPYITADATGPKHLNVKISRAKLESLCSDIFDRLLEPCKKAMKDAGLSRDQINEVILVGGSTRMPKVQELVKSYFGKECNKSVNPDEVVSLGAGIQGGVLAGDVKDVLLLDVTPLSLGIETLGGIATKLIERNTTIPTKKSQVFSTAEDNQTAVDIRVVQGEREFARDNKMLGQFRLDGIPNAPRGVPQIEVTFDIDANGIVHVSAKDKGTGKEQRITITSNSGLSKEEIEKMVQDAKANEEVDRKARETVEKRNQLDSTIVNVEKTLRENKEKLAEGDIKDVEAAVETAKAALKDHADNKDELEKATEVLLKSSQKIAEQLYKQQQEAQAQQPGPDAQQANGSAQHQHSDQGPIDAEINE from the coding sequence ATGGCAAAGATAATTGGTATCGACCTCGGTACGACCAACTCAGTCGTGTCATTCATGGAAGGTTCTAATGCAAAAGTCATTCCAAATAAAGAAGGTAGCAATACAACTCCATCTATCGTCGCATTTACAAAGGACGGAAAGCGTCTCGTAGGTACACTAGCCAAGCGACAATCAGTAACTAATCCTGAAAACACTATCTTTTCAGCAAAACGATTCATCGGACATCAATATGAAGAAGTCGCTGGTGATGCTGACCATATTCCTTACAAGATTACTAAGCGCCCTAACGGCGATATCGCTATTGTCGCACAAGGCAAAGAGTATACACCTCAAGAAATCTCTGCAGCTATCTTGAGCCAATTGAAGCAAGTCGCTGAGGAGTATCTTGGTGAAAAAGTAACTGAAGCAGTCATTACTGTTCCTGCATACTTTAACGACTCACAGCGTCAAGCAACTAAAGATGCTGGTAAAATTGCTGGCCTTGAAGTTAAGCGAATAATCAATGAACCAACCGCCGCAGCCCTTGCATACGGCATGGATAAAAAGAAAGACGCGACTATTGCTGTCTTTGACTTTGGTGGTGGTACGTTTGATATCTCTATTCTTGAAATCAGTGATGGTGTTATTGAAGTAAAATCTACCAACGGTGATACCCACCTTGGTGGTGACGACGTTGATCAACGCTTGATTGCATACCTTGTTGAAGAATTCAAGAAGGAACAAGGGTTTGATCTTAAGAACGATAAGATGGCATTGCAACGGTTAAGGGAAGCTGCTGAAAAAGCAAAGATTGAACTTTCAACATTGCATGAAACTGAAATTAATCTTCCATACATTACCGCTGATGCAACCGGACCAAAGCACTTGAACGTAAAAATCTCACGCGCAAAGCTTGAGTCATTGTGTTCAGATATTTTTGATCGTTTGCTTGAACCATGCAAAAAGGCGATGAAGGATGCTGGTCTATCGCGAGATCAGATCAACGAAGTCATTTTGGTTGGTGGTTCAACTCGTATGCCAAAAGTACAAGAGTTGGTAAAGTCATACTTCGGTAAAGAATGTAACAAGTCAGTAAATCCTGATGAAGTAGTTTCTCTTGGAGCAGGCATCCAGGGTGGTGTTTTGGCTGGTGATGTTAAAGATGTTCTCTTGCTTGATGTTACACCATTATCATTGGGCATTGAAACCCTTGGCGGTATAGCAACTAAGTTAATTGAACGTAATACCACGATTCCAACAAAGAAATCACAAGTGTTCTCAACTGCAGAAGATAATCAAACTGCTGTTGATATCCGTGTGGTGCAAGGGGAACGTGAATTTGCACGTGACAATAAGATGCTTGGACAGTTCCGTCTGGATGGTATTCCAAACGCTCCGCGTGGTGTTCCACAAATCGAAGTAACATTTGATATTGATGCTAATGGTATCGTACACGTATCTGCAAAAGACAAGGGTACGGGCAAAGAACAACGCATTACCATTACCAGCAATAGTGGATTATCTAAGGAAGAAATCGAAAAGATGGTCCAAGACGCCAAGGCGAACGAAGAAGTAGATCGTAAGGCACGTGAAACTGTTGAAAAGCGTAATCAGCTTGACAGCACAATCGTGAATGTCGAAAAGACACTTCGTGAAAATAAAGAGAAACTTGCTGAAGGCGATATTAAAGATGTTGAAGCTGCAGTTGAAACTGCAAAGGCTGCATTGAAAGACCACGCCGACAACAAGGATGAGCTGGAAAAGGCAACGGAAGTACTGTTAAAGTCTTCACAAAAGATTGCTGAACAACTCTACAAACAACAGCAAGAAGCACAAGCTCAACAACCTGGTCCTGACGCCCAACAAGCAAACGGATCAGCACAGCATCAACACTCCGACCAAGGACCAATCGATGCTGAAATAAATGAGTAA
- the miaA gene encoding tRNA (adenosine(37)-N6)-dimethylallyltransferase MiaA produces MEQQIGIITGPTGSGKSDCALDIACEMRAEIINADVGQFYEPLTIGTAKPDWKRAAQEHHLFDYLTKPVDLTVWEYRQAVLQKISEIWKRKKLPLLVGGSAFYLQSLFFPPLASSHELPQDYADYSQQQLWNILREIDPQRAAEIQPQDRYRVERALAIWHGSGQMPSRVKPEFDPLASFAMVIVERERDDLNKRINLRVEQMIDAGWIDEVKALMGTAWEAFLIKKKLIGYDDIIHYLRGELRREELITTIQTKTRQYAKRQLTFLRMFERKLNSALISCPEGYGTVARVNLTLTDVPLYIRQISQILGKQVTKKK; encoded by the coding sequence ATGGAGCAACAGATTGGAATTATTACAGGACCTACCGGGAGCGGTAAAAGTGATTGCGCTCTCGATATTGCTTGTGAGATGCGGGCTGAGATTATCAATGCGGATGTGGGACAGTTTTATGAGCCGTTAACCATTGGTACAGCTAAACCGGACTGGAAACGTGCTGCACAAGAACATCACTTGTTTGATTATCTCACAAAGCCGGTTGATCTTACAGTCTGGGAATATCGACAAGCGGTGCTCCAAAAGATTTCAGAGATCTGGAAACGTAAGAAGCTGCCACTTCTTGTGGGGGGCTCGGCTTTCTATCTACAATCACTTTTCTTTCCACCACTTGCAAGCTCGCATGAACTTCCGCAAGACTATGCTGACTATTCTCAACAGCAGTTGTGGAATATATTGCGTGAAATAGACCCACAGCGCGCAGCGGAAATACAACCTCAAGATCGTTATCGTGTGGAAAGGGCATTGGCTATCTGGCATGGTTCTGGACAAATGCCGTCCCGTGTGAAGCCGGAGTTTGATCCGCTTGCTTCGTTTGCCATGGTTATTGTTGAACGTGAGAGGGATGATCTCAATAAGCGAATTAATTTACGCGTGGAACAGATGATCGATGCGGGCTGGATCGATGAGGTTAAGGCATTGATGGGCACTGCATGGGAAGCATTCTTAATAAAGAAAAAATTGATTGGATATGATGATATTATTCATTACTTACGTGGTGAGTTGAGACGTGAGGAATTAATCACGACTATTCAGACAAAAACACGTCAGTATGCAAAGCGCCAGCTGACGTTCTTGCGAATGTTTGAGCGGAAGTTGAACAGCGCTCTTATATCCTGTCCTGAAGGGTACGGAACGGTTGCTCGAGTCAACTTGACTTTGACCGACGTTCCTCTATATATAAGGCAGATATCACAAATTCTAGGAAAGCAAGTAACTAAAAAGAAATGA
- a CDS encoding SPOR domain-containing protein: protein MNILKKGPTDSTQQSSQEKHGVVIHPKYLSRIVALFLLTSCCVFLGGYFWGQRTAIDQLLNSIERDSFADQVYYSMCAAYDQRDYESNGPDAVRDEVAAEVVQAQNETTACDGIKNKVEPVTTAPEQAGRFYAQLAGFGTQKAAEKLVRKLQSQGILTEVSRRVSKTAKGKTIAWYQVITPDYLTKDSLEATINEIKTHERLHDVRVIKRC, encoded by the coding sequence ATGAATATTTTAAAAAAAGGCCCTACTGATTCAACGCAGCAATCGTCTCAAGAGAAGCATGGTGTTGTGATTCATCCAAAATATTTGAGTCGCATTGTGGCCTTGTTTTTATTAACAAGTTGTTGTGTATTCTTAGGTGGGTATTTCTGGGGACAACGCACAGCAATTGATCAGCTTTTGAATTCCATTGAGCGGGATTCGTTTGCAGATCAAGTATACTACTCGATGTGTGCAGCTTATGACCAACGTGATTATGAAAGTAATGGGCCTGATGCGGTTCGTGACGAGGTGGCAGCAGAGGTGGTACAAGCGCAGAATGAGACTACTGCTTGTGATGGAATAAAAAATAAAGTCGAGCCAGTCACGACCGCACCGGAACAGGCCGGTCGTTTTTATGCACAGCTTGCTGGATTTGGAACGCAAAAAGCGGCAGAAAAATTAGTGCGAAAATTACAATCCCAAGGTATCCTTACTGAAGTATCTCGTCGTGTAAGTAAGACTGCAAAGGGAAAAACAATTGCATGGTACCAGGTGATTACGCCTGACTATCTCACAAAAGATTCATTAGAAGCGACGATTAATGAAATCAAAACACATGAGCGGTTGCACGATGTGCGCGTAATTAAGCGCTGTTAG
- a CDS encoding pentapeptide repeat-containing protein has product MKRLLIAMSIMGLAYADMEDYKNMSFAGRDFSKQKLTNANFANSDLTEAKFCGAELAGAIFDGADLSRADFSPAGVFGFRTFTNLEGASFNNATLTEANFKNAKMQNANFGRITLQEGTTFENADLTRADLSNVNLSRSDLWPVIFKNAILKDAKLPSNVSPEELTRSGGDEQAEPSVQGPDTVYGKDWTEQEKESTFVDGNYKGTKFKPRNNRSFYGVWFNGADLTGAKFFTGARISNASFNNANIEETDFSQLKRSDLYHTDFRSAKNKDKAIWPPASELVDAWR; this is encoded by the coding sequence ATGAAACGATTGTTGATTGCAATGTCAATCATGGGCCTGGCATATGCAGATATGGAAGATTATAAAAATATGTCATTTGCAGGAAGAGATTTTTCTAAACAAAAGCTAACCAACGCTAATTTTGCAAACTCAGACCTTACAGAGGCTAAATTTTGTGGTGCAGAGCTAGCCGGAGCGATTTTTGATGGCGCAGATCTCTCAAGAGCAGATTTTTCTCCTGCAGGCGTTTTCGGATTTAGAACATTTACAAATCTAGAGGGTGCGTCCTTTAATAATGCCACACTTACAGAAGCTAATTTTAAGAACGCTAAAATGCAGAATGCTAATTTTGGAAGAATTACTCTTCAAGAAGGCACAACTTTTGAAAATGCCGACTTAACTCGCGCAGATCTAAGCAATGTTAATCTCTCCAGATCAGACTTGTGGCCAGTAATTTTTAAAAACGCGATATTAAAAGACGCTAAACTTCCATCCAATGTATCTCCAGAAGAACTAACTCGCTCTGGTGGTGATGAACAAGCAGAACCAAGCGTTCAAGGACCAGACACAGTGTATGGCAAAGACTGGACTGAACAAGAAAAAGAATCAACGTTTGTTGATGGCAACTATAAAGGCACGAAGTTTAAGCCTCGCAATAATAGAAGCTTCTACGGCGTTTGGTTTAATGGTGCCGACCTAACAGGAGCAAAGTTCTTTACTGGTGCTCGTATCTCCAATGCAAGTTTTAATAATGCTAACATTGAGGAAACTGACTTTAGTCAACTCAAGAGAAGCGATCTTTACCACACTGATTTTAGATCTGCAAAAAACAAAGACAAGGCTATATGGCCTCCAGCATCAGAACTTGTAGACGCTTGGAGATAA
- a CDS encoding peptidylprolyl isomerase, producing MPFNRWFKNVSKYWTKAHYRAQLRRSFYKGIVWVLVVGMSISFGLVNFLTRSQHKQQNTVAHVDGASIGAWPYHRRTSAKRESLAMMQRQFSQFGVPFDLNEDPQKWAMETLINDVLLDAVAGDLRLNLDEDYIAYKLMDPYFAFEELSEFIPIHVLLSQSFDAMTISQALQQKGISYREFELFIEKALARRCVKDIVRNAFYVPAFSLRHEYQTQYAPRDYTLLELSLDSYVQHEKETQLEDKDITAFFEQQNMTTKRYDVPERRSGKMWEFKAQDYKVMVSDADLRDYYENHKSKFIDAPAKVNVRRILIKQDDGAQQKTQDLYDQLIKDPDSFAKKAKGVSEDPETSKKGGETGYFVKKDKSKVFGTAAFRLKQPGDISPVIQTDDGYEILQLIERTKMTYKSFDSVKSSLHAQVVDRKFKLSFSDDIEELLTKVLGNKDSIEQFVKNHGGKERTLDEVTRDSSVRAERLFKIRGKDFAYFKEGDLGILIQLTDIHPSYTPELVSVRETVVEDLYRDKATKALKRDLKLALKDVSSSSMGELAKKYNGILRKVVKVVASDDKRKEKLGKDNMPVDTMLMLEVPGKATTVFEGLTGYLVHLDSMTAFDKDDFDQHRQELSLQLLQKYGALELESFIVGLRRAATITLNEKALDNR from the coding sequence ATGCCATTTAATAGGTGGTTTAAAAATGTTTCCAAATACTGGACAAAGGCACACTACCGAGCACAGCTGCGAAGAAGTTTTTATAAAGGAATTGTCTGGGTACTTGTCGTTGGAATGAGTATTTCTTTTGGTCTAGTTAACTTTTTAACACGTTCTCAACACAAACAACAAAATACTGTAGCTCATGTAGATGGTGCGTCCATCGGTGCATGGCCATATCATCGAAGAACTTCTGCGAAGCGCGAGAGTTTGGCAATGATGCAGCGTCAGTTTTCCCAGTTCGGGGTTCCCTTTGATTTAAATGAAGATCCTCAAAAATGGGCCATGGAAACTCTTATTAATGACGTTTTACTGGATGCTGTAGCGGGAGATCTTCGTTTAAATCTTGATGAAGATTATATTGCATACAAGTTAATGGATCCCTACTTTGCCTTTGAAGAACTGTCTGAGTTTATACCCATTCATGTTTTGTTATCACAAAGTTTTGATGCAATGACAATTTCACAGGCATTACAGCAAAAAGGAATCTCTTATCGGGAGTTTGAGTTGTTCATAGAAAAAGCCTTGGCGCGACGATGCGTGAAAGATATAGTTCGTAACGCTTTCTATGTACCAGCCTTTTCCTTGCGTCATGAGTATCAAACGCAGTATGCACCTAGAGATTATACGTTATTAGAATTATCGCTTGATTCATATGTGCAACATGAAAAAGAAACGCAATTAGAGGATAAGGACATTACTGCGTTCTTTGAACAGCAAAATATGACTACGAAACGGTATGATGTTCCTGAGCGGCGCAGTGGAAAGATGTGGGAGTTTAAGGCGCAAGATTATAAGGTAATGGTTTCTGATGCTGATTTGCGTGATTACTACGAAAATCATAAAAGCAAGTTCATTGATGCTCCCGCAAAAGTCAATGTGCGTAGAATTTTGATTAAACAAGATGATGGGGCTCAGCAAAAAACACAAGATCTGTATGATCAGCTTATAAAAGATCCCGATTCATTTGCAAAGAAAGCAAAAGGGGTATCTGAAGATCCTGAGACCTCTAAAAAAGGTGGTGAGACCGGATACTTTGTCAAAAAGGATAAGAGCAAAGTTTTTGGGACAGCAGCATTTAGACTCAAGCAGCCTGGTGATATTTCTCCAGTTATTCAAACCGATGATGGATACGAAATTTTACAGCTCATTGAAAGAACAAAGATGACCTACAAATCTTTTGATTCTGTAAAAAGTTCACTCCATGCTCAAGTAGTAGATAGAAAGTTTAAGCTTTCATTTTCTGATGACATTGAAGAACTTCTAACAAAAGTGCTTGGAAATAAAGATTCCATTGAACAGTTTGTTAAGAATCATGGCGGAAAGGAGCGTACCTTAGACGAGGTCACTCGTGATAGTTCTGTGCGTGCGGAGCGCTTGTTTAAAATACGGGGAAAAGATTTCGCTTATTTCAAAGAGGGTGATCTGGGGATATTGATCCAACTGACAGATATTCATCCAAGTTATACTCCAGAGCTTGTTTCTGTTCGTGAAACCGTGGTTGAGGATCTTTACCGTGATAAGGCGACGAAGGCCCTCAAGAGAGACCTTAAGCTTGCGTTGAAGGATGTCTCATCCTCTTCTATGGGAGAGCTTGCCAAAAAATATAATGGTATTCTTCGCAAAGTAGTAAAGGTTGTAGCTAGTGACGACAAGCGCAAAGAAAAGTTAGGTAAAGATAATATGCCAGTCGATACGATGTTGATGTTGGAAGTGCCAGGTAAAGCTACAACTGTCTTTGAAGGTCTCACTGGATATCTTGTGCATCTTGATTCAATGACAGCATTTGATAAAGATGACTTTGATCAACATAGGCAGGAGCTTAGCCTTCAGTTGCTACAGAAGTATGGGGCACTTGAGCTAGAAAGTTTCATTGTGGGACTTCGTCGTGCGGCAACGATCACGTTGAATGAGAAAGCGTTAGACAATCGATAA
- a CDS encoding MerR family transcriptional regulator: MRRKKGFFSISAVAEMFSIHQQTIRLYEKEGLICPKRTEGKTRQFSEDDIEKLEEIVYLTHHMGINIAGVEMILKLRKQIKKLQKDMNTVFEQATEDLTKQEEATKSAIKESANRLMVIKQKAIEQCQSNPTSNDSDTESEGWEIEYED; the protein is encoded by the coding sequence ATGAGACGAAAGAAAGGTTTTTTCTCAATATCTGCCGTCGCAGAGATGTTCTCTATCCATCAGCAGACCATCCGTCTCTACGAAAAAGAGGGCCTCATCTGCCCAAAAAGAACTGAAGGCAAAACACGCCAATTCTCAGAGGATGATATTGAGAAACTTGAGGAGATTGTCTATCTAACCCACCATATGGGCATTAATATCGCCGGTGTCGAGATGATCCTAAAGCTCAGAAAACAGATTAAGAAACTACAAAAAGATATGAATACCGTATTTGAGCAGGCAACTGAGGACCTTACGAAACAAGAAGAAGCAACAAAGTCTGCCATCAAAGAAAGCGCCAACCGCCTCATGGTCATCAAGCAAAAAGCAATCGAGCAATGTCAGTCTAATCCCACCAGCAATGATTCTGACACTGAATCAGAAGGTTGGGAGATCGAATACGAAGACTAG
- a CDS encoding pentapeptide repeat-containing protein, with protein MVSFISIVLYSIICASSAYAAPSYDRQNLSGRSYCGQDLSNSTFKRANLTDADFSPYIPWFFGNPQPTKLVGCNFTEARLIRTNLGGADLSKAILDKAVLRRSDCTGSTFVRASLKEADFTRAHCRHTNFGRTIAHKANFSQAMLNGASFYKADLTEAVFSEETSLVGADLRGANLTGAHIPTSLLEQALIDDTTILENLMADNITPDEKITADETVADQLETYEKLVIAEQPLPETTIMLDGPKEVYGHPGTEWNEELYQSTNFRGTTFKAGNGIYGFYGAKFIGSDLSYAIFEDVVLANATFQNANLEGTDFTEVTTGHLYHTDFRYARNLDKALLPPPEALAEAWIAEEYRPTNTSANEEV; from the coding sequence ATGGTTTCGTTTATATCAATTGTTCTATATAGCATTATATGTGCAAGCAGCGCTTATGCAGCGCCCTCATATGATCGCCAGAATTTGAGTGGAAGGTCATATTGTGGTCAAGATCTGAGTAACTCAACATTCAAGCGAGCAAATCTTACCGATGCAGACTTTTCGCCGTATATTCCATGGTTCTTTGGAAATCCTCAGCCAACAAAACTTGTGGGTTGCAACTTCACTGAAGCACGACTTATTAGGACAAACCTGGGGGGCGCTGACTTGAGTAAGGCGATCCTAGATAAGGCAGTCCTCAGACGCAGCGACTGTACAGGTTCCACCTTCGTACGAGCATCGCTCAAAGAAGCAGATTTCACGAGGGCGCACTGTCGACATACAAACTTCGGTCGAACCATAGCACACAAAGCCAATTTTTCCCAAGCCATGTTAAATGGTGCATCATTTTACAAAGCAGATCTCACGGAAGCGGTTTTTTCAGAGGAAACATCACTCGTTGGAGCGGATTTACGAGGCGCTAACCTAACTGGCGCTCATATCCCAACGTCACTTCTAGAGCAAGCTCTTATTGATGACACTACAATACTTGAAAACCTTATGGCAGATAACATTACACCTGATGAGAAAATAACAGCTGATGAAACAGTAGCTGACCAGCTAGAGACATACGAAAAACTCGTCATCGCAGAGCAACCACTTCCTGAAACTACGATCATGCTCGATGGCCCCAAAGAGGTCTATGGTCATCCCGGAACGGAGTGGAACGAAGAGCTGTACCAAAGCACTAATTTTCGAGGGACAACCTTCAAGGCCGGCAATGGGATCTATGGTTTTTATGGAGCAAAATTTATAGGATCAGACTTATCATATGCAATATTTGAAGATGTAGTACTTGCTAATGCCACATTCCAGAATGCCAATCTCGAAGGAACAGACTTCACAGAAGTAACCACAGGACATTTGTACCATACCGATTTTAGATACGCTCGCAATTTAGACAAGGCTCTTCTGCCTCCACCAGAAGCATTGGCAGAAGCATGGATTGCCGAAGAATATCGGCCAACAAATACAAGTGCCAACGAAGAAGTATAG
- a CDS encoding zinc metalloprotease HtpX, translating to MILNHIKTILLLSILSGLFLLIGGLTGGKDGLTFAFIMALLMNGIMYFFSDTLVLKMYQAQPLDQTRYGWVYDIVRELTKTMKLPMPKLWIVNTRMANAFATGRSPKHASVAVTSGILEILNKEELRGVLAHELSHIKNRDTLVITIAATIATAIGYLANMIRWAAFWGSMSNDRNRRGNPLFMIFVAMLMPLAAMIVQLALSRSREFMADETGAKASHNPLALASALEKIHDHMTYAHLNPQDNAQVSMASIFIMNPFSGNGWTSWFSTHPPVQKRVARLRKIYEAMVR from the coding sequence ATGATTCTTAACCACATCAAGACAATTCTGTTACTCTCTATCCTTAGCGGGTTATTCTTGCTCATTGGTGGCCTTACTGGTGGCAAGGACGGCCTAACATTTGCATTTATTATGGCTCTGCTTATGAATGGAATTATGTACTTTTTCTCAGATACACTTGTGCTCAAAATGTACCAAGCACAACCACTTGACCAGACACGCTACGGCTGGGTCTATGACATAGTTCGTGAGCTTACAAAAACCATGAAGCTACCAATGCCTAAACTCTGGATCGTCAATACGCGCATGGCAAATGCATTTGCAACAGGCCGCTCACCAAAGCATGCCTCGGTCGCCGTTACATCGGGTATTCTAGAAATTCTCAACAAAGAAGAACTTCGTGGCGTACTCGCGCACGAACTCTCGCACATTAAAAATAGAGATACCTTAGTCATCACCATCGCAGCAACTATTGCAACTGCAATTGGATACCTTGCCAATATGATCAGATGGGCTGCCTTCTGGGGGTCAATGTCCAATGATAGAAACCGTCGTGGCAATCCATTATTTATGATCTTTGTGGCAATGCTTATGCCACTTGCTGCCATGATTGTACAGCTAGCGCTTTCTCGTTCACGCGAGTTTATGGCAGATGAAACAGGAGCAAAAGCATCGCATAATCCACTTGCTTTAGCGTCTGCACTTGAAAAAATTCATGACCACATGACCTATGCTCACCTAAACCCCCAGGACAATGCTCAGGTCAGTATGGCTTCGATCTTTATCATGAATCCGTTTAGCGGCAACGGGTGGACCTCATGGTTCTCAACTCATCCCCCAGTACAAAAAAGGGTTGCACGTCTGCGCAAGATATACGAAGCTATGGTAAGATGA
- a CDS encoding ankyrin repeat domain-containing protein, with protein MKQLCVLLAALMSVFSCINIFAEDGRRLCLAAQDGNWALVSGELARGADVNYVLPYSGWTALQYAAKYCELTAVCQLLLKGANTNLPNQYDQTPLHLAASGGSAAIAVKLISAGADVHAVDRFGDTPLHKAAFNNHYTVVQILLGAGARVDARNRSGHTPLHRASLYTYDSEVVRLLLDAGADREAIDRAGKKPALQESGSVALEGEGSVHSLFCALGWCR; from the coding sequence ATGAAACAGTTATGTGTGCTTTTAGCCGCTCTGATGAGTGTGTTTAGTTGCATAAATATATTTGCTGAAGATGGGCGACGTTTGTGCTTAGCTGCTCAGGATGGCAATTGGGCATTGGTGAGCGGGGAGTTGGCTCGAGGAGCTGATGTGAACTATGTATTGCCGTACAGTGGTTGGACGGCTTTGCAATATGCAGCAAAGTATTGTGAGCTGACTGCGGTATGTCAATTGTTGCTGAAAGGCGCTAACACAAATTTACCGAATCAGTATGATCAAACTCCGTTGCATCTTGCCGCAAGCGGGGGATCGGCTGCGATCGCGGTTAAATTAATATCGGCCGGAGCTGATGTGCATGCAGTGGATAGATTTGGGGATACTCCATTGCATAAAGCAGCGTTCAATAATCATTATACTGTTGTACAAATATTGTTGGGGGCTGGGGCTCGAGTAGATGCTCGAAATCGGTCGGGTCATACACCATTGCATCGGGCATCGCTATATACATATGACTCTGAAGTTGTCAGATTATTATTAGATGCAGGAGCTGATAGAGAAGCTATCGATAGGGCAGGAAAGAAACCAGCCCTCCAAGAAAGTGGGAGTGTAGCTTTAGAGGGTGAAGGATCGGTTCATAGCTTGTTCTGCGCACTTGGTTGGTGTAGGTAG
- the ychF gene encoding redox-regulated ATPase YchF, with product MSIRAGLVGLPNVGKSTLFNALTKSSVPAENYPFCTIDPHMAITNVPDTRLDKLQAIFNSQKLIPSTVSFVDIAGLVKGAAAGEGLGNAFLSNIREVDLILHVIRCFESSNVTNTQTEIDPLGDYEIIVSELILKDLESIEKRIPKVEGMIKKTQTRPAEQKGYKAELEQLTTLRSALDHGDIEAIKQAFQPLSTLNLLSAKKFMIIANISEQDIGSEWDNPHVQTLVKTFGKERVIPVCAKIEHELSQLPEEEAHDMMAMFGLEKPGLETIIQKTYHNLGLITFFTCGPKEAHAWPIPQGITVRKAAGEIHSDLERGFICAEVFNCEDLFSAGTIVKLKELGKIKTEGQDYIVKDGDLLDIRFNV from the coding sequence ATGAGTATTAGAGCCGGCCTGGTCGGACTACCTAATGTGGGGAAGTCAACGTTGTTCAATGCCCTCACCAAATCATCTGTCCCGGCGGAAAATTATCCCTTCTGCACCATAGATCCCCATATGGCCATTACCAATGTTCCAGATACACGACTCGATAAACTCCAAGCAATCTTTAACTCACAAAAACTGATTCCAAGTACTGTAAGCTTCGTCGATATCGCAGGTTTAGTAAAAGGCGCTGCAGCTGGCGAAGGATTGGGCAATGCATTCTTGAGTAATATACGTGAGGTAGATCTTATCCTGCACGTGATCCGCTGCTTTGAAAGTTCTAATGTCACCAACACACAAACAGAAATTGATCCTTTAGGTGATTACGAAATCATCGTCTCAGAACTGATTCTGAAAGATCTTGAATCAATTGAAAAACGTATTCCTAAAGTCGAGGGCATGATCAAAAAAACACAAACACGCCCCGCAGAACAAAAAGGATACAAGGCGGAACTTGAACAACTAACCACGCTACGATCAGCACTTGATCACGGTGATATTGAAGCAATCAAGCAGGCCTTCCAGCCACTCTCAACATTAAACCTATTGTCTGCCAAAAAATTCATGATCATTGCCAATATTAGTGAACAAGATATTGGATCAGAATGGGATAACCCACACGTACAAACACTTGTCAAAACATTTGGTAAAGAACGTGTTATACCTGTCTGCGCAAAAATAGAGCATGAATTGTCACAGTTACCCGAAGAAGAAGCGCATGATATGATGGCAATGTTTGGACTTGAAAAACCAGGGCTCGAAACCATTATCCAAAAAACCTACCATAACCTCGGACTCATTACATTCTTTACCTGTGGACCAAAAGAAGCTCATGCATGGCCCATCCCACAGGGAATCACCGTGAGAAAAGCAGCAGGAGAAATTCATTCAGATCTTGAACGAGGTTTCATCTGTGCAGAAGTATTTAATTGTGAAGATCTTTTTTCAGCAGGGACAATCGTAAAGCTAAAAGAACTGGGCAAAATCAAAACCGAAGGACAGGATTACATTGTCAAGGACGGTGACCTTCTTGATATTCGCTTCAATGTCTAA